The following proteins are co-located in the Methanolacinia paynteri genome:
- the ribB gene encoding 3,4-dihydroxy-2-butanone-4-phosphate synthase → MIEKAIEAMKNGEIILIYDFDSREGETDFAIRSDALTREDICRMRKDAGGLICTAIHPEAAEKIGLPFASDALKETGFAERDGDIPYDPKNHSSFSIWVNHKDTFTGITDNDRTLTANRLSDHVKSAMNGGKLNFSSEFRTPGHMALLRANEKLLDQRRGQTELSIAIAEFAGVTPCVTICEMLDDKTGKALSKKDAMEYGKKHNLVFVSGDEVLEYWNNNH, encoded by the coding sequence ATGATTGAAAAGGCAATAGAAGCGATGAAAAACGGGGAGATTATCCTCATATACGATTTTGACAGCCGCGAAGGCGAAACAGACTTTGCAATAAGATCGGACGCCCTGACAAGAGAGGACATCTGCAGGATGAGAAAAGATGCCGGCGGTCTGATCTGTACGGCAATTCACCCGGAAGCTGCGGAGAAGATCGGGCTTCCTTTTGCAAGCGACGCCCTGAAGGAAACAGGCTTTGCCGAGAGGGATGGTGATATCCCTTACGATCCGAAGAACCATTCGTCATTCTCGATATGGGTCAATCATAAGGATACCTTCACCGGAATAACCGACAACGACAGGACTCTTACTGCAAACCGTCTCTCGGACCATGTAAAGAGTGCAATGAACGGCGGTAAACTGAATTTCTCTTCAGAGTTCAGGACTCCCGGCCACATGGCTCTTCTCCGGGCAAATGAGAAGCTGCTTGACCAGAGACGCGGACAGACCGAATTGTCAATTGCCATTGCTGAATTCGCAGGAGTCACACCCTGTGTAACAATCTGCGAGATGCTCGATGATAAAACCGGTAAGGCTCTCTCGAAAAAGGATGCTATGGAGTATGGCAAAAAACACAATCTGGTCTTTGTAAGCGGCGATGAAGTCCTGGAATACTGGAATAATAATCATTAA
- a CDS encoding PAS domain S-box protein, which produces MDSADRVVSIFSGLREEIVVVVDLSSMKIEGANDKAQNLLGYDLQELSCLKLSDIIACFGTPDVAGREEELFSGRSYFSEFISSNSGKIPVSFSLNRIETGIKEYGVIIGRKMPVGLETPGDTDFSLASFMKVLDSIKEAIVVVDRNMKIRLYNAPFRFMAEKFDYRNELIGASLHDAADFLTGKLSLEYKYVFKSGKRLDTSVKKKFSSKMLWYEVVKSPFIVDGEVTHVISVIRDITKQQELEEMKKESIFQIEKNMEQFAILNDHIRNPLQAIVGLAELDGGSNSEKIIENALQIDAIVKELDSGWIESDKIREMLLRHYGLKIKRRPNVSSPIGMLTVVGKKRNEKSDND; this is translated from the coding sequence ATGGATTCTGCAGATCGGGTGGTGTCGATTTTTTCCGGCCTCAGGGAAGAGATTGTAGTTGTTGTCGATCTTTCTTCCATGAAGATTGAAGGAGCCAACGACAAAGCTCAAAATTTGCTTGGATACGATTTGCAGGAACTTTCCTGCCTGAAGCTGTCCGATATAATAGCATGCTTCGGCACTCCTGATGTCGCAGGCCGGGAAGAGGAGTTGTTTTCAGGCAGAAGCTATTTTTCGGAATTTATATCAAGTAACTCAGGGAAGATCCCGGTATCCTTCTCCTTAAACAGGATTGAGACAGGCATTAAGGAATACGGGGTAATTATCGGCCGGAAGATGCCTGTTGGTTTGGAAACGCCGGGGGACACGGATTTTTCGCTCGCCAGTTTTATGAAGGTTCTTGACTCAATCAAGGAAGCCATTGTTGTTGTCGACCGGAATATGAAGATCAGGCTCTACAATGCTCCTTTCAGGTTCATGGCCGAAAAGTTTGACTACAGGAATGAACTTATAGGGGCCTCGCTTCACGATGCTGCGGATTTCCTGACCGGAAAGCTGTCCCTCGAATATAAATATGTATTCAAGTCCGGGAAAAGACTTGATACGTCTGTAAAGAAAAAATTCTCTTCCAAGATGCTGTGGTATGAAGTGGTGAAGTCGCCGTTCATAGTCGACGGTGAGGTCACCCATGTAATTTCAGTTATAAGGGATATTACAAAGCAGCAGGAACTTGAAGAGATGAAAAAGGAGTCCATATTCCAGATTGAAAAGAATATGGAGCAGTTTGCCATATTAAATGATCATATCAGAAATCCGCTTCAGGCCATAGTAGGCCTTGCTGAACTGGATGGCGGAAGCAACTCCGAAAAGATAATTGAGAATGCCCTTCAAATCGATGCTATTGTAAAGGAGCTGGATTCCGGGTGGATTGAATCGGATAAAATCCGGGAGATGCTACTCCGCCATTATGGTCTGAAGATTAAGAGAAGGCCGAATGTCAGCAGTCCTATCGGGATGCTGACCGTAGTCGGAAAAAAACGGAATGAAAAGTCTGATAACGATTAA
- a CDS encoding M48 family metallopeptidase: protein MKHYPFEIIINHREVNSSRIRISPDCRVYVTAPRGADIEALIDSKVEWIMKKIGELDRLASEYQTGDGSFIYNGRMWHPVFSESRPVTFSWPNIHYPSVEKLRKAVSQELKEDIIHRLDHYSKKMDVEYSRVSIRNQRTRWGSCSGKGNLNFNIRSMALPETIRDYLVVHELSHRIEMNHSPAFWKKVSEYYPGFRQAEKELKAYWIIIARSRIWGSLLGSQDI from the coding sequence ATGAAGCATTACCCTTTTGAAATCATAATAAATCACAGGGAGGTTAATAGCAGCAGGATTCGTATAAGCCCCGACTGCAGGGTATATGTAACCGCTCCCCGGGGTGCCGATATTGAGGCATTGATCGATTCAAAAGTTGAATGGATTATGAAAAAGATCGGCGAACTGGATCGGCTGGCTTCCGAATATCAGACGGGTGACGGTAGTTTCATCTACAACGGCAGAATGTGGCACCCGGTCTTCTCCGAATCACGTCCTGTCACTTTCAGCTGGCCTAATATCCATTATCCTTCTGTAGAAAAACTTCGAAAAGCTGTTTCGCAGGAACTGAAAGAGGATATTATCCATCGCCTCGATCACTATTCAAAAAAGATGGATGTCGAATATTCAAGGGTTTCGATAAGGAACCAGAGAACAAGGTGGGGTAGTTGTTCAGGGAAGGGGAACCTGAATTTTAACATCCGCTCGATGGCGCTCCCGGAGACTATAAGGGATTATCTTGTCGTCCATGAGCTTTCACACAGGATTGAGATGAACCATTCTCCTGCTTTCTGGAAGAAGGTCTCGGAGTATTACCCGGGATTCCGGCAGGCTGAAAAAGAATTAAAGGCCTATTGGATTATAATTGCAAGGAGCAGAATATGGGGTTCGCTTCTTGGCTCTCAGGATATCTGA
- a CDS encoding iron-containing alcohol dehydrogenase has product MTGYNRDVRKFVSPEFITGIGARKFAGRYSSNFNLKKVLIVTDSCVRRCEWISPVMDSLCDNGIDYEVFSSITENPSVDEVMDGSRAFRDSGCEGIVAVGGGSVLDCAKGIGIIAENSGHISEYIGIDMIRNPMPPLICIPSTAGSSADVSQYAVISDREQRTKNLIISKSLVPDLSLLDPEPLSTLPGDIARSSAMDALIHAMEGYCSNGSSPVTDMFAMNSIEMIAENIAPDYWNDPDRRFKIMIASLYAGLCFSNAGLGLVHSMAHALGGWTGMNHGLASFIVVRDVIKYNMEAAPDRYRKIAGYFGTDTERPPGDSSVPDIIVDGMMEMFGYDERPPLSGLGVLKEDIPELVQRTMNDPCIATNPRIPRKNDVEELYLNLL; this is encoded by the coding sequence ATGACGGGGTACAACAGAGACGTAAGGAAATTCGTTTCACCGGAGTTTATTACCGGTATCGGAGCAAGGAAGTTCGCAGGAAGATATTCCTCTAATTTTAACCTGAAAAAAGTACTCATTGTAACGGACTCCTGTGTCAGAAGATGCGAATGGATCTCCCCGGTTATGGATTCTTTATGCGATAATGGAATTGATTATGAGGTCTTTTCATCGATAACCGAAAACCCCAGCGTTGATGAAGTCATGGACGGTTCCCGTGCCTTTAGAGATTCCGGCTGCGAAGGGATTGTCGCTGTCGGCGGAGGGAGCGTTCTGGACTGTGCCAAGGGAATAGGCATCATTGCCGAGAACAGCGGGCATATATCCGAATATATCGGCATCGATATGATCCGAAATCCGATGCCCCCGCTAATCTGTATTCCTTCTACAGCCGGAAGTTCGGCTGATGTCTCGCAGTATGCGGTTATATCGGACCGGGAGCAGCGAACAAAGAACCTTATAATCTCCAAATCTCTTGTCCCTGATCTCTCTCTTCTCGATCCTGAGCCGCTATCGACTCTTCCCGGGGATATTGCAAGAAGCAGTGCGATGGATGCGCTGATTCATGCAATGGAAGGTTACTGTTCAAACGGTTCATCTCCCGTTACCGATATGTTTGCTATGAATTCGATCGAAATGATCGCAGAAAACATAGCTCCTGATTACTGGAATGATCCGGACAGGCGTTTTAAAATTATGATCGCGAGTCTCTATGCAGGCCTGTGCTTTTCCAATGCCGGTTTAGGCCTGGTACATTCCATGGCTCATGCATTAGGCGGATGGACCGGGATGAATCACGGATTAGCATCGTTCATTGTGGTACGTGATGTGATTAAGTACAATATGGAGGCAGCACCTGACAGATACCGTAAAATCGCCGGTTATTTTGGGACAGATACGGAGAGACCACCCGGTGATTCATCTGTTCCGGATATTATCGTAGACGGGATGATGGAGATGTTCGGTTATGATGAAAGACCGCCGCTGTCCGGTCTCGGTGTCTTAAAGGAAGACATCCCCGAACTTGTTCAAAGGACAATGAACGATCCCTGTATTGCGACCAATCCCCGGATACCACGTAAAAATGATGTAGAAGAGTTATATCTCAATCTTTTGTAA
- a CDS encoding PAS domain-containing protein, with the protein MSDPEYDQYDDLRKKILGLGDSSFRKTYYPVLRHKQMELERFRIILDHVNDMVFLISFPECKVVDFSLRVAEKLGFRPEEITGSEISRFLHYDSGKPVSLHEMKDKAERVLIRAEIECKQGERIPVEADLSFTSYGDEVYCAVICRDISERIQMEKMIFESESQYRTTIEAITDGILVVNSSGRSIICNRAFRDQYLRFAGRVFSPKINAKDFFRNIGLFKDDELDSFMSSRDFEEKTGKILMGDKMAVLKVRKMPISHEFRHGLSVLILSDITQSTVLDEIRRDVFHQLNHNMEQFAILNDEIRNPLQALLGTIELENPMLAAAIHPFISEINTIVRRLDIGWLESEKVRGMIKKHYGVSVLDKEEIGDAVLYLKEFGHDEGMIL; encoded by the coding sequence ATGAGTGATCCTGAATACGATCAGTATGACGATTTAAGGAAGAAGATCCTCGGTCTTGGAGATTCATCTTTCAGGAAAACATATTATCCTGTCCTGAGGCACAAGCAGATGGAGCTTGAGCGTTTCCGTATAATTCTCGATCATGTAAATGACATGGTGTTTCTTATATCATTTCCCGAATGCAAAGTCGTCGATTTTAGCCTCAGGGTGGCTGAAAAGCTTGGGTTCCGGCCCGAGGAGATCACGGGAAGTGAGATTTCGCGATTTCTTCATTATGATTCAGGAAAACCCGTTTCGCTGCATGAAATGAAAGACAAGGCCGAAAGAGTACTTATCAGGGCTGAGATCGAGTGCAAACAGGGCGAAAGGATTCCTGTCGAGGCAGACCTGAGTTTTACAAGTTATGGAGATGAGGTCTATTGTGCGGTGATTTGCAGGGATATTTCCGAGCGCATCCAGATGGAGAAGATGATCTTCGAATCGGAATCCCAGTACCGGACGACAATAGAGGCGATCACCGACGGTATTCTTGTTGTAAACTCCTCGGGGCGATCGATAATCTGCAACAGGGCCTTTAGGGATCAGTACCTGCGTTTTGCAGGCAGGGTCTTTTCACCTAAAATAAATGCAAAGGATTTTTTCAGGAATATCGGGCTTTTTAAGGATGACGAACTGGATTCATTCATGAGTTCGCGTGATTTTGAAGAAAAAACCGGCAAGATCCTCATGGGTGATAAAATGGCGGTGCTGAAGGTCCGGAAGATGCCGATATCCCATGAATTCAGGCACGGGCTCTCTGTTCTGATCCTGAGTGACATTACCCAGAGCACAGTTCTTGATGAGATCAGGAGGGACGTATTCCATCAGCTGAATCACAATATGGAGCAGTTTGCCATACTTAACGATGAGATAAGAAATCCCCTTCAGGCACTCCTTGGAACAATAGAATTAGAAAATCCAATGCTTGCCGCTGCAATTCATCCCTTCATCAGCGAGATAAATACAATTGTTCGAAGACTTGATATCGGCTGGCTCGAGTCCGAGAAGGTACGCGGAATGATAAAAAAGCATTACGGGGTTTCTGTTCTGGACAAGGAGGAGATCGGGGACGCGGTATTATACCTGAAAGAGTTCGGGCATGATGAGGGAATGATCCTTTGA
- a CDS encoding adenylyltransferase/cytidyltransferase family protein: protein MKRVVATGTFDILHPGHIHYLEESRKLGNELHVIVARDENVRHKPKPVIPEQQRLRMVQSLKPVDYARLGSTTDIFEPIREIQPDIITLGFNQFFKEDKLKCDLEENGIFAEVVRIEGYSGEGFCSSRNIMKQILIRRCKEPQDDSTD, encoded by the coding sequence TTGAAGAGAGTCGTCGCCACCGGGACATTCGATATCCTGCACCCGGGGCATATCCACTATCTCGAAGAATCGCGTAAACTTGGCAATGAGCTTCATGTGATTGTTGCAAGGGATGAAAACGTCAGGCACAAACCGAAGCCGGTAATCCCCGAACAGCAGCGCCTCCGTATGGTGCAGTCTTTAAAGCCGGTCGATTACGCGAGGCTTGGATCGACTACGGACATCTTCGAGCCTATCCGGGAGATTCAGCCGGATATCATAACCCTCGGCTTCAACCAGTTCTTCAAAGAAGACAAACTCAAATGCGATCTCGAAGAGAACGGCATCTTCGCAGAAGTTGTCAGAATAGAAGGATATTCGGGAGAAGGCTTCTGCAGTTCGAGAAATATTATGAAACAGATACTTATCAGGAGATGCAAAGAGCCCCAGGATGATTCGACGGATTAA
- a CDS encoding Mov34/MPN/PAD-1 family protein, giving the protein MPNIKIKRELLMILLELGKSSHPSEFLALLIKNGDTIDEFELAPGTITGSSSARYQPDMMPLGTGIAGSAHSHPSGAIRPSDADLRFFPAVGKYHIIIGAPYTEDDWRCFFANGSLCSVEVVD; this is encoded by the coding sequence ATGCCCAACATAAAAATAAAGCGAGAACTGCTCATGATACTACTCGAACTCGGCAAAAGCAGTCACCCTTCCGAATTTTTAGCCCTGCTGATAAAAAACGGGGATACTATAGACGAATTTGAACTCGCACCGGGCACGATCACAGGCAGCAGCAGTGCAAGATATCAGCCCGACATGATGCCACTTGGCACTGGAATCGCCGGAAGCGCACATTCCCACCCAAGCGGTGCGATAAGGCCTTCGGATGCCGACCTCAGGTTCTTCCCTGCAGTAGGGAAATATCATATCATAATCGGAGCCCCATATACTGAAGATGACTGGAGGTGCTTCTTTGCGAACGGGAGCCTCTGCAGCGTGGAAGTGGTAGATTGA
- a CDS encoding universal stress protein, with translation MYSKILVAIDGSKPSLKALGRAIEIGKCWNSEIHAVYAVNPGIYGTTVVDPAIGVSDPGSERIFNMLQEESKKIIEDAKGFTGDQGYDVKYHEKLGDARNVILDTAKELGVDLIVLGSTGKGMAKRLVLGSVSSSVVFHSPVSTLVVRDSGEKKQKSN, from the coding sequence ATGTACTCTAAAATTCTGGTGGCAATCGACGGGTCGAAGCCTTCTCTCAAAGCTCTCGGGAGAGCAATTGAGATCGGGAAGTGCTGGAACTCCGAGATTCATGCCGTATATGCAGTAAATCCCGGAATATACGGAACAACTGTTGTGGACCCGGCGATAGGAGTGTCCGATCCGGGTTCTGAAAGAATATTCAACATGCTCCAGGAAGAGAGCAAAAAAATTATTGAAGATGCAAAAGGCTTCACGGGGGATCAGGGTTACGATGTAAAATACCACGAAAAGCTCGGCGATGCAAGAAATGTCATACTGGATACAGCGAAGGAGCTGGGTGTCGATCTGATCGTCCTCGGTTCGACCGGTAAGGGAATGGCGAAACGGCTTGTTCTCGGCAGCGTCAGCTCATCAGTGGTCTTTCACAGCCCTGTATCAACCCTTGTTGTCCGTGATTCCGGGGAAAAGAAACAAAAAAGTAACTGA
- a CDS encoding dihydropteroate synthase-like protein: MRILLPTGEIAYPVVKKAAERFGADVAVAGKIAAFLAPKKLSGILSGSKVKYDMVIVSGMCTADFSGVEDEFGTPVYLGPRHAADLELILGHIDELELSRTIPADELIASKKKEEAYSKISETEERSQPDFYIGNLRIGGGSRMKVLAEIMDAHKTDNLRDIVFEFIESGADIIDLGFGFDATPEDVLRVFEEVSGIHTIFAADTQDPELIRAALGHADLILSLHDGNIPVVGKEVAEAGAAAVIVPNENTLEENIKMAGAAGIKRIVADPLLQPAGSGLLQSLSGFVPCGHPIFFGAGNVVELIDADSPGANALLAALAMEAGASIVFTSEHSDKTKGSVREMRRACEMMVLASNRPYPKDLGIDLFCIKEKRRRHELPLSYTTCNKAGGITDELVFDPAGNIRIGIEDGFIFAVHKGRAVKGKKWEEIFHMLLKEERVSLMDHAAYLGKELYKAELALKFNRSYEQDGPF; this comes from the coding sequence ATGCGCATACTCCTCCCGACAGGCGAGATTGCATATCCGGTGGTAAAAAAAGCCGCGGAAAGATTTGGGGCCGATGTAGCCGTTGCAGGAAAGATCGCCGCATTCCTCGCACCTAAAAAACTTTCAGGAATCCTGTCAGGAAGTAAAGTAAAATACGATATGGTGATTGTTTCCGGCATGTGCACGGCGGATTTTTCAGGGGTAGAGGATGAATTCGGCACCCCTGTATACCTCGGACCCCGGCACGCCGCAGATCTCGAACTGATCCTGGGCCATATCGACGAACTTGAACTCTCACGAACGATACCTGCCGACGAACTGATCGCTTCAAAAAAGAAAGAGGAGGCATATTCGAAGATCAGTGAGACAGAAGAGAGGTCCCAACCTGATTTTTATATAGGCAATTTACGGATCGGCGGGGGATCGAGAATGAAAGTTCTCGCCGAGATCATGGATGCGCATAAGACAGATAATCTCCGCGACATAGTCTTTGAATTCATTGAATCCGGTGCCGACATCATCGATCTCGGGTTCGGGTTCGATGCAACACCGGAGGATGTCCTGAGGGTATTTGAGGAAGTATCCGGGATACATACCATCTTTGCCGCAGACACACAGGATCCCGAACTGATAAGAGCCGCACTGGGCCATGCGGATTTGATACTCTCGCTTCACGATGGAAATATTCCCGTTGTAGGAAAAGAGGTCGCAGAAGCCGGTGCTGCCGCGGTGATCGTCCCGAATGAAAACACTCTTGAAGAGAATATAAAGATGGCCGGGGCAGCAGGGATCAAAAGGATCGTCGCCGATCCTCTCCTGCAGCCTGCAGGGTCCGGACTTCTTCAGTCACTATCAGGTTTTGTCCCATGCGGGCACCCAATATTTTTCGGTGCGGGAAATGTCGTGGAGCTGATAGATGCCGACTCCCCTGGTGCAAACGCACTTCTGGCCGCACTTGCGATGGAGGCAGGAGCATCGATCGTATTCACAAGCGAGCACTCGGACAAGACAAAAGGTTCGGTCAGGGAGATGAGGCGTGCATGCGAGATGATGGTTCTCGCATCGAACAGGCCGTACCCGAAGGACCTCGGGATCGATCTGTTCTGTATAAAAGAGAAAAGAAGACGTCATGAATTGCCCCTTTCATATACAACCTGTAACAAAGCAGGCGGGATCACAGACGAACTCGTATTCGATCCTGCCGGGAATATAAGAATAGGAATAGAGGACGGGTTTATCTTTGCAGTCCACAAAGGAAGAGCGGTTAAAGGAAAAAAATGGGAAGAGATATTTCACATGCTCCTGAAAGAGGAGAGGGTTTCTCTCATGGACCATGCCGCGTATCTTGGGAAGGAGCTCTACAAAGCGGAGCTCGCACTGAAATTCAACAGGAGTTATGAACAGGACGGACCATTTTAG
- a CDS encoding CehA/McbA family metallohydrolase — MLKCDLHVHTKYSRDGESSVEDIIRMAEKRGLDVIAITDHDTVGGAKYAQTIKTDILVIPGVEISTKSGHLIALGITETVPAGLDFYETVDRARAMGAFLILPHPFHQFRHGVGTRLKDAIGAVDAVESFNSRYIIGSANRKAEKKAKKFKKPCVAGSDAHNARFIGYGVTVVDSEKDMQSIFDAISAGRICIIGKMTPLKSYTGQSLKNTKRKIVRKVRHK, encoded by the coding sequence ATGCTGAAATGCGACCTTCATGTGCATACGAAATATTCCCGCGACGGCGAGAGCAGTGTTGAGGATATTATCCGGATGGCGGAGAAACGCGGTCTTGATGTAATTGCCATTACGGATCACGACACTGTCGGGGGAGCGAAGTACGCACAGACAATAAAAACCGATATTCTGGTAATCCCCGGGGTCGAGATCTCGACAAAATCGGGTCATCTAATTGCGCTCGGCATAACCGAAACCGTTCCTGCGGGTCTTGATTTTTATGAAACCGTCGACCGTGCAAGGGCAATGGGAGCGTTTTTGATCCTCCCGCATCCTTTCCACCAGTTCAGGCATGGTGTGGGCACCAGGCTGAAGGATGCCATCGGAGCCGTTGATGCAGTCGAATCATTCAACAGCCGCTATATTATAGGATCTGCAAACAGGAAGGCGGAGAAGAAAGCAAAAAAGTTCAAAAAGCCGTGTGTTGCAGGAAGTGACGCCCATAATGCGAGGTTTATTGGGTACGGTGTGACGGTTGTAGATTCGGAGAAGGATATGCAGTCGATATTCGATGCAATATCCGCCGGCAGGATCTGCATTATCGGGAAGATGACTCCGCTTAAAAGCTATACCGGGCAATCTTTAAAGAACACCAAGCGAAAGATCGTCAGGAAAGTCAGGCATAAATGA
- the truA gene encoding tRNA pseudouridine(38-40) synthase TruA yields MRIAFLVSYIGTNFYGSQQQPGIRTVEGEFIGACIDLGLFSGWRDARFQFSGRTDAGVHARSQICAFDTDYPERAVSAINRKLPGDIRCRGWAGVPEGFNPRFEVSERVYRYFFPDGNLDRGKMSLAAACLPGVHDFSRFARVEGKNPERKIFSAELIPDKEGVIFEIRGESFLWNMVRCISHALWLVGSGSEPSDIISDALSNTGGPRFPAAPPEGLVLWDLVTDLEFAPMEGLEKSDKFLGDFRCRHHQLLKAAEFLGE; encoded by the coding sequence ATGAGAATTGCATTTCTTGTATCGTATATAGGAACGAATTTTTACGGTTCCCAGCAGCAGCCGGGGATAAGGACGGTCGAAGGGGAATTTATCGGAGCATGTATCGATCTGGGGCTTTTTTCCGGCTGGAGAGATGCACGCTTCCAGTTTTCAGGAAGGACCGATGCAGGTGTGCACGCAAGATCCCAGATCTGCGCTTTTGATACAGATTATCCCGAGAGAGCAGTTTCGGCAATAAACAGGAAACTTCCCGGGGACATCAGGTGCAGGGGATGGGCCGGGGTTCCGGAAGGATTCAATCCGCGTTTTGAGGTTTCGGAGAGAGTCTACAGGTATTTTTTCCCTGATGGGAATCTTGACCGGGGTAAGATGTCGCTTGCTGCCGCATGTCTCCCCGGAGTACATGATTTCTCCCGTTTCGCCCGTGTCGAGGGGAAAAACCCCGAGAGGAAAATATTCTCGGCAGAGTTAATCCCGGATAAGGAAGGGGTAATCTTCGAGATTCGCGGGGAGAGTTTTCTCTGGAATATGGTCCGGTGCATATCACATGCCCTTTGGCTGGTGGGAAGCGGTTCCGAGCCTTCGGATATAATTTCAGACGCACTATCAAATACGGGAGGGCCCCGTTTTCCCGCTGCACCTCCTGAAGGTCTTGTCCTTTGGGACTTAGTTACGGATCTGGAATTCGCTCCAATGGAAGGTCTTGAGAAGAGCGACAAATTCCTTGGCGATTTCAGGTGCAGGCATCACCAGCTTTTGAAGGCCGCTGAGTTTTTGGGAGAGTGA
- a CDS encoding DnaJ domain-containing protein, producing MAQNYYEVLGLDANAESDEIIKAYRSLAKVYHPDTATHPNAKQLFEKISAAYSVLSDPEKRSAYDRELNEPSKEEELPKKDEYSLMADYEYTCEKEEHFLIDGAEVAMTGARHLIMGEREYIVYDDGLIDIGGKLSFKVEGPERYLVDGAEKVLRNADHFIQKGDEYVVIDGKPFLVRKSDEE from the coding sequence ATGGCGCAGAATTACTACGAAGTGCTGGGTCTTGATGCAAACGCAGAATCTGATGAGATAATAAAAGCATATCGCAGCCTTGCAAAGGTATATCATCCGGACACGGCGACGCACCCGAATGCAAAACAGCTTTTCGAAAAAATATCTGCCGCCTATTCGGTGCTATCGGACCCCGAAAAGAGAAGCGCCTATGACAGGGAACTGAATGAACCATCCAAAGAGGAGGAACTCCCAAAAAAGGACGAATATTCCCTGATGGCCGATTATGAATATACCTGCGAAAAGGAAGAGCATTTTTTGATCGACGGTGCTGAAGTTGCTATGACCGGCGCCCGCCACCTCATAATGGGGGAGAGGGAGTATATCGTCTACGACGACGGCCTGATCGATATCGGCGGGAAATTATCATTTAAGGTTGAAGGGCCGGAAAGATATCTTGTAGACGGTGCAGAAAAAGTACTTAGGAATGCAGATCATTTCATTCAAAAAGGGGACGAATATGTAGTCATAGATGGAAAACCATTTCTCGTCAGAAAAAGTGATGAGGAATAA
- a CDS encoding thiamine pyrophosphate-dependent enzyme: protein MAEIPDDEYILKTTSACAGCSIPLCLRYITKAAGPDTVLVIPACCTSVIQGLYPNTAVNIPVYNVAFASAAAVASGMSEAFRAAGKKTNVICFAGDGGTVDIGIQALSGALERGTDFLYVCYDNEAYSNTGMQRSGATPLGAATTTTPAGKKEFKKDLDAIVNAHNPVYMATACSAYPLDLYNKVEKALSITGPKFIHILAPCPPGWRYQSDKTISVGKLAVQSGMWVLYERENGKISLTGASKAAAKKRIPVEDYLKAQGRFKTASKEEISELQQAVENNFKRIEKEVDGTC from the coding sequence TTGGCAGAGATACCGGATGATGAGTATATTTTAAAGACCACGTCCGCCTGTGCCGGGTGCAGTATCCCTCTCTGTCTCCGGTATATCACAAAGGCGGCCGGTCCCGATACGGTACTGGTGATTCCTGCATGCTGTACAAGTGTTATACAGGGTTTGTATCCTAATACCGCGGTTAACATTCCCGTATACAATGTTGCTTTCGCCTCGGCGGCAGCAGTTGCATCAGGAATGAGCGAGGCTTTCCGTGCGGCAGGAAAGAAGACAAACGTCATCTGTTTCGCAGGAGACGGCGGGACGGTGGATATCGGTATCCAGGCCCTCTCCGGCGCACTTGAGCGTGGAACGGATTTCTTATACGTGTGCTACGACAACGAGGCATACTCAAATACCGGTATGCAGAGATCGGGTGCGACTCCGCTCGGTGCGGCAACGACAACGACGCCGGCGGGAAAGAAAGAGTTCAAGAAGGACCTTGACGCGATTGTAAACGCACACAACCCGGTATATATGGCGACCGCGTGCAGTGCATATCCGCTCGACCTTTACAACAAGGTGGAAAAGGCACTCTCGATCACCGGGCCGAAGTTCATACACATTCTTGCACCGTGTCCGCCGGGATGGAGATACCAGTCCGATAAGACGATCTCTGTCGGAAAACTTGCAGTGCAGTCGGGCATGTGGGTTCTCTATGAGCGTGAGAACGGAAAGATAAGCCTGACCGGGGCATCGAAGGCTGCTGCAAAGAAGAGAATCCCCGTGGAAGACTACCTTAAGGCACAGGGAAGATTCAAGACCGCCTCAAAAGAGGAGATCTCCGAACTTCAGCAGGCGGTCGAAAATAATTTCAAAAGGATCGAAAAGGAGGTTGACGGGACATGCTGA